The Zalophus californianus isolate mZalCal1 chromosome 6, mZalCal1.pri.v2, whole genome shotgun sequence DNA window GGCACGAgctgcaggggtggagggagctgGCAGGGACAGGGGAAGTGAGGAAGGGTCATTCAGCCAGTTTGCCAGGGGAGGCCACCAGGACAGATGGGGgtcagctgggggggggggtctctctcACATATGCCCCTCGTCCTCACAAACCAGCTGTGTGGCATTAGCGCCCCCGAGCAAGCAACAGACTGAGCCAGGCTCGCtccaggcagagctgggagggggagACCAGGCTGGCTGACCTCAAACCGGGCTTCTGCCTTTTCCTCCAGGCCCCCGCCACCCAACTCCTCCCTCCGGAGCCAGgagggggggccggggggggggaaACAACAAGCTTGCAGCACACATTGGGGTGGAGCGGAAGGAGGGGCTGATTGGCAAAGACCTGGGGACATACGGAATCTGGAATCCCAGGGAAGATAGGGACTCCCCGATAAAAGCAGTCCCCTCTGGGCAGAGCCGCCTCTCTAGGGCAACGCAGTGATGAACCCCAAACACCCTGGTGGGAGGGGCTTAGCGGGTACGTGTCGGAGACCCCTGGCCGGGCCCCCCGCCTTAGAGAAGGGCAGAGATGcaggcccacactgggctccactcACCGAGAACTTGGGGCGGAAGATTCCCGAGATGTGGCTCTTAAGGATCTCCAGGGTGGGTGTCCTTCCCCCTTCTCGCTCCTGCTCCTGAGGCCAGGGACAGACGTCAGCGGGTGGCcaggcttggggagggggagggcaaaAATGAGGAGCGCGCCCCGGGCGGGCAGGCGAGGCTGGTGGCGGCGGGCAGTGGCAGGCAGCTCACCGAAGATGACGTGGAGTGGCGGTCATCCTGCAGGAGCAGCACGGGTGGGggctccccagggcccagctgcTCCAGCTTGGCCTGCAGCAGCTCCTGCTGGGCCTGCAGCTTGGCCTGGCTGCACAGAGCGACCTGCAGCCCCTGTAGCGCCTCTCGTAACACCTGCTTCTTGGCCAGCAGCTGCACCCTGCAGGTGGGgccgggtggggggcggggagaggggctcAGCCCGTAGCTGGCGGCCAGCAGCGGGTCGGCCGGCGGGCgaggggggcggcggcgggccAGGAGGCTGCTGGGGGCGAACCCGCTCACCGCTCCCGGGGATGGGTGTTCTGCTCCTCGTTCCGGAGATCGCGCTGCAGCTGAGTGACCGCCTCCTGCCGGCTAAGCACTGTCTCGGTGGCCACAGCCAGTTCATCTGTCACCGAGGTCAGCCTGTGCCCAGAGGAAGGGCGGCGTCAGAGCCGTTGCCCCTCAGATGCACCCCCGCAGAGCCAAGCAAGCCTGGCCACACGGCCAAGCTCTGGCAGAGACGGCACCGCGCCCCCGGCCACCCTGGCCCAGTGCCCAGCCACCACGCACGTGTGCTGCACGCTCTCCACGGTCAGCTCGTTCAGCTGCAGCTCCCCTGGCTCCAGCGGTTCACCCTCCTCAAGCAGTGACTCGTCAAAGGTGACACACGGTGGGATGTCAGGTGCGGACCTTGAGGGGGACAGTGCCCCATCAGTGAACAGGCCAGAAGCCCTGGTGcccagcaggagcagggaggggcttACCCATACTGTCGCAGGAAGCCTTGGTACTCGGTCTCGGGCTGGATGCGGGCGACAGCAGCAGTCATCTCCAGGTGAATGGCCACCACCTCGTCCTGCACCAGGCTGCTAATCTCCAGGTACTCCTGCAGGATCTCCTTCCTGCCTCCGGACAGGAGCTCTGGTCAATGGGGCCTCGggccgggctgggctgggcagcacGGGGCCCCTGACGCTGGGTTTGGAGGAGTCCGCCCCGGGGGGttgactctccctctccccctcatcaTTTACCAGCCAAATGACCACAGGCAAGTTACTCAATGTCTCCCTTATCTCTGCTTCCTGGTGCATGTAATGGAGACGCTGGGCATGGTGACAAGGACCCCGTGAGAGCTGGTGTGCAGAGCGTGTGGTGTACGCGGATGGCTTGGTGAATGTGAGTACAGGTGCACCTGTCCCGGGCCGCCAGCCCCACGGCGGGGGCTCTGGGCTCCCATGTGCTGCTGGCCCTACACCTACGTGTCCAGTCCCAGGCCCTCCCCGAGCTCCAGCCTCACGCGGCCACACACCTACGCCAGCATCCCCGCCGGATGTCCCTCAGACACCCTAACTCCATGAGTTGAAACGTCACCTCCTGTCTCCCGAACCCgtttctctccttcctgtccaCGTAAGTTAGCAGGAGCTCCATCGTCCCTGGCTCCACCTCACACCTCACTTCTGGTCCGTAGAGAAGCGGCCCCGGCTCCACCGTGGGAGTGCACCCAGGAACCTACCACTGGCCCAGCAGTCCGCGCTCCCGCAACCGCCCTCGGCCCGGCCCCCTGAAGTGTCTTCTCAACACAGGAGCGCTCAAGTCCTCACAACGGCCTGCCGGCCCCTCCATCACCAGCAGCGCCCCAAGCCCTGGACCCGAGCggcctccctcccactctgccctccctccctctgcccgggCTGCACTCGCTGTCCCGCTGCTCCTGGATTTCAGGCACCCTCCGCTCTCCCACCCCGGGGCCTGCGCACCTGCTCTTCCCTAATTCTGGAACGGTCTTTCTCcaaacaccgcccccccccaacccctttgCTCCGGTACCTCTGAGGCTTTCCCAGAGCACTCTACTGAAagctgtccctcctccctgcccgcCCTGCGGCCCCTGCCTCCCCATCGCCTTTCCTTGTCTGACTTTTCTCCGTCGCACTTACTGCCTCACACATGCTACCCATTGTAGctgctctctttcctctctccgaTACCATGAATGATCCTAGAGGACAGATGCTTTCATCTCCGTTGTCCCTGCTGTACCCCAGAACCTAGAATGGTGctccataaaataagaaaaccttGCGACAGGAATTCTGGAATAACATGGCCCAGATATAAGCTGATGGGCTCCACACCTCGGCCCAGGGCCCGTTCTCCCGTGACTATGTGGCTTTTCCCGCTTTCACGCTCACGGGACTAGATTTTCCGGACCCAGCCTCTGGGCCTGGCGGCAGGGCTGTAGGGTGGTGAAGGGGGCGGGCTGAGGCCGTGGGCTTACAGGATGCATGCCATCTCCTGGTGCAGGTCCTGCAGCGACTGCAGCAGGCCAGGCAGCATGagctggtggtggtgctggtggtgcagCTGGGCGGCCCGCACGCCCAGCACGTAGCGGTTGTGGTGAGCAAAGAGCTTCCACAGGCTGCGCACGTACTTGTCCTTGGCCTTGTCACGGTCCTTGTCtgccaggggaggagaggggtggtgggtgatgGCTCAGAGGCCCCGGGCGGGCCCCACTCCCTGGGCACCCATGGACAGGTCAGGACTGGCTCgggattctttctcttccaggaAGGGAAGCCACACACCTTTGCTGGCCTCCTGGTACTTGCGCCTGGCCTGGGCGCTGTCCCGCGCCAGGACTCGGTACTGGCTCTTCAGCTTCTCAATGTCCTGGTTGTGcgtctggggagagaggaggggccaGTGTGGGGTAGCGGGTCCCCGGGGCACAGGAGAGTTCCGCCTGAGGTCCCATGGTCTCCCATGGGCTCGGCAGGCCACGCATCTAAGTCTGTCCTCAGGGAAGGCCCTGGAGGCTTCTGGGGCCCAACCTCTGCTGCTGAAGTTAGGTCAGAGGAGCTGGCTTAAGGACAGGCCCCTGGGCGAGGCAGAGAGGCGGGCTGGGCAGGCCACACCTGGCCCTCCTTGACCTAGAGTGGTATCTGGTGGCAGGGAGGCCCCAGCTGCGGGCACGTATGGCCTGGGCTTGGTTCAACGCTCTGTTGATGACATCTTGAAactctttcataattttttgacAACAGGCCCTGCATTTTCACTTTGCAGCAAGTCCTGCAAATTCCGTTCCGGGTGGCAGGAACAATGGATGGCCAAGAGCAAAGTTCTTATCCCAGTTCCCCTGTTTATGCACTGGGATCCTTTGGGTAAGTTCCATCCCTGCCCTCTAAACCTTAGTTTCCTCGTCTGTATAACAGCTTAATGGAAAGACAAAATGAACCTTTCTCTTGAAGGGCCGGACGGTAAACACTTTAGGCTCATACGGTCTCTGCTGAAATCACTCAGCTCTGCCACTCTAGCTCTGTAACAGCCCCAGGTAATAGGAAAACGAAGAAACGGGCATGGCTGCGTTCCAGTAGAAGTACCCCATAAAAGCAGGCCGACCCCGGAATTAGATGCGCTTCTGGGGAGAGCGCCGGCAGGTGGACAGTGGCCACCAGGGGCCGCTGTGGGTCCGTGGGAaggctggggttggggcaggTGGAAGGGGTGTGGCGCGGGGGTTGCTGACCGGCACACCGCACCCGGCAGGCTCAAGCCGAACAGCTCGGATGGCAGAGCCTCTAGATGGAGCAGCAGGGCGGGGTTCACATGCAGGCGGGCAGGGTTCACATGCAGGCAGGCGGGGTTCACATGCAGGCGGGCCGGCTTCACACCTCTGTGTCGGGGCCACACTGCTGCCTTTCGAGGAGCCGactcctcccccaggccccagagcccGCCGGCGCCTGGCCGGAGGGGGGTCACCGATCCTGCGCGCCCTGCAGCCGACGGCTGGATCGCTCACCTTTACTTTACTCGGGCGTGCGGTCAGGGCGCAGAGCTCGCACGGAGAGGCCTTGCCACAGGCCGGCCCCGAGTGCAGGGAGGCGGGACGGAAGCTAGGGCAGGCCTGCGGTCAGGGACTTGCACTTCCCCCAGTGAATCCAGGGGCTCTTGTGCAAAAGCAGCCCCCTGAGTGTCAGCGTTTGGGCAGCAGCGGCCAGGGGGAGCCCAGggccccccacccaccttggTGAGctcctgctgcagctgctgccaCTGCTCGCTGTAGGTCTTACGCAGCTGCTGCCGCTCCCGGATCAGCAGGCCCAGCTTGCTCAGGGGCCCTGAGTTCAGGTCCTCCGCGTGCTGCCGCAGCAACCGGCTCAGGCCCTCCGTCTGGCTGGTGAGCTCTGCCCAGGACTATGCGACACAGGACGGGCGAGACAGGGAGTGGGGGGCACAATGgctccccagcccaggcctgccgactccccaaccccaccccccaccctgcccagccccGTGGGCTCCGGGAAAGGAAGGGGGCGGGCGGACAGAACCGTCACCCAGAGGAATTCCTCAGTCGAAGGCAGCAAGCGGACGAGGAGGCCTAGGGTGCCCCAGAACCCCCACCTGGCTGATGGGGCTATTGGGGCTCATGCCCCGGCCTCCACTGTCCTGCAGGGACATGTGATGCAGCAGCCCTGCATATTCCCGGTCGCTCTTGACACGCTGGGCCATCCACTTCCTCATGCCCTCCAGTAGCCGCAGCTCAGCCTCCTGCATCTGCTGCACCGCCCCGTGGCCCTGGGGGCTGCACAGCTCTGAAGAGAAGCCCATGGTGCCGTCCTGGGGACAGAGACAGGGCAGCCCGGCGCTGGGTAAGGCAGCAGCCGGAGATGGAGGGGCCAGCcggggaggctggaggctggtggGGCAAAGAGGAGCTGCAGACAGACAGGAGGTGGGGTCCTGTCCCGCTGAAATGCAGCCCGAGGTCCAAAACGGCAACTTGGCCTGGGACAGGCCCTCATCGCTTCCCGTGTCTCGGGCCAAGGCCTGGCGCCAGGGGACCCCTCCCTCTCCAGGCCCTCCCACCGGGCACCCTTCCCTTGCCAGGGGCTCGGCGTGCCCGGGACCCTCCGCTGGGCTTCAGGCAGCCACAGCCTGAGCCAGGCCCCTGCCCTGCCACGCGCAGCCCACCgtgggaggcgggggggggggggggggagggagtgtCCCCCTCTCGGCACCCCCTGGCCGCcgctgccctccccgcccccacccctccccgcgcccctccacccccccgcGCGCGCCCGCCCGCGCCGCCTGGGCCTCGGGGCAGCACTTACCTGCGCGGGCAGCTGCTCCGGGGCTGCCGAGGACGCCTCGAGGACGACTCCGGCCCGACTGCGGCCCGGGCGACCCTGGCCAGTTCCTGATTCGGTTTCCTCCTGCCGCGGTTTCAGTTGGCCGGCCGGGGCGGGCCCGGCGAGGGGAAGGGGCGGGCGGGAGGGCCGGCGCCCCCGACGCCTGCCGGCCCCCCTGCCCAGCGCGCCGCGCGGCCGCGGAAAcggaagggaggagggggccggggaAGAATGGCCGCGCGGAGAGCCGCCTGCCGGCgcccccagggcctgggcagCGCCCGGGAGCGCGGGGAAGCGGCCGCCGCGCGGTGGGGGCCTGGCGCCCGGCCCGGGCGGCccagaaggggaagggggaagcctgctccaggcctccccaccccatcGGATTCCCCTAGGAGGGCTCAGGCGCCAGCCAACATTTGAATAAAATTTCCAAGTAAATATCCCCGAGGAGAGACCTCCTTCTCGGGCACAGGTCCTGGGGAACCGGCCACCACTCCCCAACCCGAGGCAGGGGCTTCCTGTCCCAagggaagctgggggaggggggcgctggCCGGAATGGGGGAGTGGACAGGTATGGAGTTTCCTGACTGGTCACCGGCCAGCAAAAACCATCTATCCTGGTTCAGTCGGGCTCCACCGTAGACCTCAGCCCTACAGCCAAGGGAGATCCTGAGcaaggaggggggggggggggacaccacCCGCTGGACACCAGGCCTGTGGGGGTGGAAGCCCTCTGCTTGTACTACTTTTGGGGCTCCCATGTCCCACACCCTAGGGCTTGTCCCCAGCTGCTGCCTTCTTCCACAGCCCACCGCTCCCCCAGGGAGGCCCTAGAACTCCGCGGGAGACGGCCTTTGGAGTCCTGACTTGGGCCCACCTAGAGGCAAGCGGGACATCAACTGGCCCCAATCCCCGCCCCCATCCCGGATGcagtcccagggtcccaggaagaACAACATCACCACACTGGAGACCAGGCCTGGTTTGCATAGTCTGCACGTTTAATCACTTTAAAACCTCTAACATTATCTCGTGTCCATTAAATAGAACCAACAATGCTGGGCCTGTttaaattacaaggaaaaaaaaaatcactgggcaCCAACCCAGTATCTTACAAAATCAGCCAGGCTGGCcacaagggtggggggatgggagaggaggagaCACCCCTAGGCAGGTGGCTGGGTGCCaggaagggctgggggagagaaagaaaagagggctCCCAGATGGGGGGGGTACTGATTGTCCTAATGGGAGGGGTGCGAAAGGCACGTCAGAAGAGGGGGACTTAAGGGGGCAGAACAGGTCAGTGCTTTCTCCACAAGGGCACAGTGTTGGAGGGGGCTCGGTGCCACCACCTGCCCGCCCCTGGCACTTGGAGAACCAGTGACCCATGAGCCCTTGGCACGATGCGCCCCATCTGAAACACGGGTGacagcctgcccctcccaccacgaTCCCCTTTCCTAGGGCCCACCTGGCTTGCCCGCCTGCCTCTTCAGGACTTGGGGCTCAGCTCCTCCTCACTCCTCAGCAACATGCTGCAGCCCCCCACACCTCAGGGCCAGCGTAGCTGGGGGAACAGCAGAGTGGACAGTGGGTGTGGGAAGGTGGGTGGTCCAGCTGCTACCCCcattacaaatacaaaaaaaaaaaaaaaaccccaaaatcagCATCTAAAGTGAAATAATCACAAAGTGAAAATATATCCTCAAACAGCCCCTGAGATCCCCACAGGGGAAAGCAGCATCGGGTGGGAGGCGGGAGAGGCCGGCTGGGCCAccgtccctccccaccacccacccaggggctccaggaCTGTGAGTGCCAACAGCCCAGGCAGCCCCGGGCTCAGAAAACAGGGACTTGGGCcctggcaggaggggagggggcccgaAAAGGTAGGGTGGTCAGGACACCAGCACGGGGCTCGGCGGGCAGCCAGCTGTGGTGGAGGTGGGCAAGGGGGGACACACGCGCGTGCACTCACGTGCACACCCTAAAGCACCTGCCTTGCCTTGGTCCCTTCCTTTGATCGCCACTTCCTCAAGAGGCTCACCAACGTGGGGGGACAGGGTCGGGGACACAAAAGCCCTTGGAGAGGTGGCCTCCTCCTTCAAATACCCCCTAGGCCAGCCTCCCTGCTGCCTGGATGGGGACCGTTATTGCTTTAGAGggaacagggaagggagagagctgCAGCCCAGGTCAGGAATCCCCAAAGAGAAGGGCTGACCCTCTTCACTCCGCAGAGAACCCTGGCTGGGGCCTGGACCTTGGAAAGCTGCCCTAAAGGTTCCACTCCTTTCTCCACACGGAAGGggtgctggaggtgggggtgaggccCTCCCCGGCTCCCCAGCTGGTCCTGGGGCCCCACCTCAGGCAGCCAGGTGGCCCGAAGGTAGGGTGGGAAGCAGTCTCTGCCCCTCTTGCCTCCCAGGTGGGGTCCAAACCCAGTCCcaagataaaaaaatactttggtgAATTAAAAAGTGCCCAAGGAGGGGATGGGCTTGAAGGGGCAGGCAGTAGGCGCTCGTCAAAGGGCGCTCTGGTCTTTGATAAAGGCGGTCCTCTCGCCCCGGCCCTCGTCTTCTTCTGAGTCAGATGGGCACTCTTCCTGCCAGGCTTCGGGGGGCAGCCCCTTGTAGGAGATGAGGCCACGGTCCATGGTGTACACCTTCACCCCCCGGAAGCTGAAGCCGGAGCGCAGCTGCAGGACCAGGAAGACAGTGACGAAGACCAGCACGATGAAGGCGCAGCTGAGGCCGGCCACCACCTCGGGCAGGTGTGAGGGCGGCAGCCCTGCCCGCGGCCGGGGCTCCGTCTCCACctcggcgggcggcggcggcggccgctgCTGGGGCGACTCGCGGCTGCTCTGGCTCTGCCGGGAGCACGTCTGCTCCACAGGGTCCAGGGAAGCGTGGCTGGGGCAGCTGAGGCAGTCTGTGGGGGCCAGCCCCTGGCAGGTGGCGCACGAGCTGTGGCAGGGGGCGCAGACGCTGGCCCGGATGATCTCCACGTCATTCTCCGTGCTATAGTGAGTATCGAGGACTTGGGGGGTGAAGCCTGGCGGGCAGTGCTGGACACAGCTCTTCTGGAGCAGGGAGAAGCCTTCCTCACAGACTGCCGGCAAGGGGGAGAAGGTGCGCGTCAGCTCAGCAGGCATGGCGGCCCCAAGCAGCCTCCAGCCCCCGACCTGTGGCATCCCGAGGTCTCTTCAAACCCCCTTTCCTCCTAGCCCTGGGCTTCAGGACAGGTCCCCTCTGTGCCAGAGGGGGACcgccctcccaccgcccccccccgccccaagccccAGGAGCAACCACTACTGACCCACACAGGCCTGGCTGGTCGTGAGGGTCTTGCAGCCGCTGCTCTCGGGAGGCGGGTGCGACCCCTCGGGGGCCGTGCCATACAGCACGAGGGTGAACTTGGTCAGTGTCCCTAttccagggtgggggaggaggcaagAGTTAGGGAGCACTGGCACCGCTCCTGGAATCCCAGGGCCTGCCGGCTCCCATCTTTGTTCCCCCTCAGTCCTCAAACACCCCCAGTACCATAGTTGTTGGCTTCGCTGGTGTTTTCAATCTCCAGGACCCACTCGCCAGAGGGGTCCTCATCCCAGGAATGGGTTGTCATGAAGGCCCAGTCATTAAACCCATCTGCGGAGTAGTCGTGTGGCCTGGGGGAGAAGGGTGCCCATGGCTGTTGGAGGCCTCTGGGAGACCCCAGCAAGGGGACACCAAGGCCACAACACGTGGACCACACACCCTCCCCCAGTGCAGCGCCAACCCCACTGGGCTGGAAATGCCTGTAGCTGTTGTTTCCCAGTAGGCCAGATGTCCTCCACCACAAGATTCTGGAAACGTGCAGGGTGCTTGCTACACACGGGAAGGCACGCTACTGGCATGTAACGAGTAGAAGCCAGGAACTCCTTCGATGTGGGACAGTCCCTTAGGACAAAAGCATCCCTCCTAAAGTGCCAACAGCACCCGCACTGAGAAGACCGTGGTGGCCACTAAGAGTCTGTGACAAGTCCAGGAGGGTGAACGTGTGCGAGCGTGAGGGACGGAACAggctgggcaggggagagggcaggcaCCTGGCGGCCAGCAAGGTGGAGCGGGTGCCCATGGGGCTGACCAGGTGGATGGCCAGGTCGCCACGGCGATTGTAGGACAGGGTGAGGCGGGCCTGCGCGTGCTCTAGCCGTGTGATGTGGCTGGGCTCCCCCAGGCAGGCGGTCACCGTCTTCCGAACCTCCAGCCGCTTCCCGATGTCCCTGTGCAGACAGCAGGGACCGTCTGCCGGCCTGGCCTGGAGGGCGgggcctcacacacacacacaccccgacacccccccttcccctcccccaccccggcacCAGCTGCGAGCCAGGCCTCACTTGGGTTCAGTGAGGATGTCGATGATGCATTTC harbors:
- the FES gene encoding tyrosine-protein kinase Fes/Fps, giving the protein MGFSSELCSPQGHGAVQQMQEAELRLLEGMRKWMAQRVKSDREYAGLLHHMSLQDSGGRGMSPNSPISQSWAELTSQTEGLSRLLRQHAEDLNSGPLSKLGLLIRERQQLRKTYSEQWQQLQQELTKTHNQDIEKLKSQYRVLARDSAQARRKYQEASKDKDRDKAKDKYVRSLWKLFAHHNRYVLGVRAAQLHHQHHHQLMLPGLLQSLQDLHQEMACILKEILQEYLEISSLVQDEVVAIHLEMTAAVARIQPETEYQGFLRQYGSAPDIPPCVTFDESLLEEGEPLEPGELQLNELTVESVQHTLTSVTDELAVATETVLSRQEAVTQLQRDLRNEEQNTHPRERVQLLAKKQVLREALQGLQVALCSQAKLQAQQELLQAKLEQLGPGEPPPVLLLQDDRHSTSSSEQEREGGRTPTLEILKSHISGIFRPKFSLPPPLQLVPEVQKPLHEQLWYHGAIPRAEVAELLTHSGDFLVRESQGKQEYVLSVLWDGQPRHFIIQSADNLYRLEGDGFPSIPLLIDHLLHSQQPLTKKSGIVLNRAVPKDKWVLNHEDLVLGEQIGRGNFGEVFSGRLRADNTLVAVKSCRETLPPDLKAKFLQEARILKQYSHPNIVRLIGVCTQKQPIYIVMELVQGGDFLTFLRTEGTRLRMKTLLQLVGDAAAGMEYLESKCCIHRDLAARNCLVTEKNVLKISDFGMSREEADGVYAASGGLRQVPVKWTAPEALNYGRYSSESDVWSFGILLWETFSLGASPYPNLSNQQTREFVEKGGRLPCPELCPDAVFRLMEQCWAYEPGQRPSFSAISQELQSIRKRHR